The genome window CCTGTGGCGTATCTCTGGCTTCTTCCAGGCTTTCGACCCAATGATTCTCTTTCCGTAAACCTTTCGATGACCTTGCAAGTTCTCCCACCGAACTCGTTTCATGCTAAAATGTTCGCAAGTCACCCATGAAATCCAATTCACGCCTTACACTGGCTCTGGTACTCGGGATTGTGGTATTGCTCATCGGGCTGAATATTGCCGCGCTGTCGTGGCTTGGCTGGCCTAACGTACTGGAGCGCCTTCAAAATTCGCCCACCGCTCCCGCCATTACTCCCACGTTCTTCCTGCCCACATTCGATCTTTCCACGCAGACCATCATCACCCCATCCTCTGCACCTGAAGTGACCCTCACTCCTACCGCCACTCCTATTCCTCTTTCCCTGCTCAATCCAGAACATCAGCACACTTTGCAGGAAGAGGGCGTGCTTTTACTCTTTATGCGAGATGGCGAGCGCATCCATCTGTTTGCCTATCATCCTAAATTCCTCCCCCTCACCCGCTTGACACGCACCGCATGGGATGAAATGCACCCCTCGCTAAGCCCGGATGGAAATCGTCTGGCGTTTACCTCCCATCAAAACGGGTACTGGGATCTTTTCATTCTCGACCTGACCACCGGAGAAACACAGCAAATTACCCAATCCCCGGAATATGAAGGGGCACCCACCTGGTCTCCAGATGGACAGTGGCTGGCTTATGAAGCCTATCGGAATGAACAACTGGACATTTATCTTCAGTCATTGAATGACCTCTCACAACCTCCCATTCAATTAACTGACGACCCTGCGGCGGATAGCGATCCAGCCTGGTCACCAGGGGGACGAACGATTGCCTTTGTCTCCACCCGTACCGGCGACGCTGAAATCTGGCTGGCGAATCTGGATAAGCCCGAAGAACGTTTTGTAAATATCAGCCGCGACCCGCGTTCTGCGGACTTAAACCCCGTCTGGTCAAACGATGGGCGCTATCTGGCATATGCTACCCGAAAAGAAAGCGAACACCGCATTTTGACCTGGGACTCCCAAAATCCGCAAGACCCGGCGGTAATGTCTGCCTATGGCGATGATGTTGCCTGGACTCCCGATGAGCAATGGATGTTTTCGACTTTGGAACAGCCCAACCAGCATGCTCTGCTGGTCTCTCTCAGAGGATCGCTCCAGCGTCTGATTCCGCCAGAAGAAATTCCCGGAAAGGTCTATGGAATGGTATGGAAGCCCGGTCCCTTAACCGGCTGGCTGTGGGAAACCATTCAGCAGGGAGACACCTCTCCAGCAGATCCTCTTACCCAACCTTACCTTTCCCTGTTTCCCGTTGAACCGGCAGGACGCAAAACCATGGTAGATCTGGCAGACGTGAGCGCGCCTGTAGCCAAAATCCACGATGCCGTTGATGAAGCCTTTCAAAGTTTGCGCCTGCGCGCGGCGCGTGAATCGGGCTGGGATGTGCTTGCTAGCCTGGAAAACGCCTATGTGCCGCTGACCACTCCCTATGAGCCCTCCATGTATGAAAACTGGTTGTACACAGGGAGAGCCTTTGCCCTGAACCCGCTGATTTTAAACGCCGGCTGGATGACGGTGGTGCGGGAAGATTTTGAAGGTCAAACCTACTGGCGTCTGTATCTCAAAGCCCGCCTGCAAGATGGCTCAATGGGGATTCCTCTCCGTGAACCCGTCTGGGATCTGCAAGCCCGTTATACCAGTGACCCGGCAGCATACGAACAGGGCGGCAGGCTATCCTCGCCACCTTCCGGTTACTGGGTGGATTTAACCGAACTGGCACAATCCTACCGCTGGGAACGTCTGCCTGCCCAACCCAACTGGCGTTCATTCTACCCCGGCATTCGATTTAATCAGTTTGTCATCCGTGATGGGCTGGACTGGTGGAGCGCCATGAAGGAAATTTACCCATCGGAAGCCCTGGCAACTCCCACTTCGATGCCCACCTATACGAATACCCCAACCTTCACCCTGCCGCCAACAGCTACACCGCGTCCCACCCGTACGCCAACTTTCACCCGCACACCTACCCGCACCCTTACCCCTTCGACAACGCCCAAACCATGAAAGCAGTTACCCGAAAGACTTATGGCTTTTGGATTCTTGCAATGCTCACCCTGCTGAGCGCCTGTAGCACGTCCCTCAGAGAGATTCCGCAAGAAATGGCTTCCGATACAGCCCTTGCCATGCAGGAAACTCAACACGCTGAGGGGACTGAGAGCCAGGAACTTGTTCGATCGGATGATTTATCATCGGACGATGCTGATAGCGAGCCGGTGCGGTTTACCTTTCCCACCCCTTTACCTCCGCCAAAATCGGCATGGCGTCCACCGCTTTACGATGTTCCCTGGGCGCCAGGACCTTACGACCATTTTTACTTCACCCGTCCCATCGCTGCCGATGAAGTCAACTGGCCCGTTGCCGATTACCGATATGGGGGGATTTTCTTCAGTTCCGATATCGTCCATACCGGTGTGGATATCCCCGCCCCGCGCTTTACCCCGGTGCTGGCGGCTGGCAATGGACGAGTCGTTTGGGCGGGGTATGGCTTATACTACGGGCAAAACAACCCCAACGATCCCTACGGATTAGCCGTGACCATCCGCCACGATTTTGGCTGGCAGGGACAACGCCTGTACACCGTATATGCCCACATGGAACGCCTGAATGTGGTGAACGGACAAGTTGTCCAGCAGGGAGATGTCATCGGCTGGGTTGGGGTGACCGGCTTGACCACCGGTCCGCACCTGCACTTTGAAGTGCGCACCGACCGCAACAGTTACTTCACCACGCTGAACCCGGAATTGTGGCTTTCGCCCCCTATTGGCTGGGGAGTCCTCGTCGGGCAGTTGCGCAACACCAATGGCTCCCTGCTCACCGAACAGGATGTTATTGTACGCAGTTGGAAAACCAACCAGAAATGGACGGTACGCTCTTACGGCAAATCAGCGGTGAACAGCGATCCTTACTACAAGGAAAATCTGGTGCTGAGCGATCTCCCTGCTGGGGATTATGAAATCATTATTGATTATTTAGGAAAACGCTTTACCCGCAACATGACCATCCGCCCGGGACAGGTGACCTACTTTACCTTTCGAGGTGAAGACGGATTTCAAAGTGAAGAACTGCCTGTACCGGATATTGAAGACATCCTGGAAGCGTTCAACCCTTGACAATTCCTATCAGCGGTAAGACAATTCAGCCCTGTAATTTTGAATGGAGGACGTACGTATGTTGAAAAAGCAAATTTTCGCGGGCATAGCAGTTTTGTTGCTGGCAACCGCAGGGCTGGTTGCCTGTCAGCAAGCCACCCCTGCCGCCCCGACCCTGGATGCCAATGCAGTGTATACCCAAGCCGCGCAAACCGTTGCGGCTGGAATTGCCCAGACGGAGGCAGCCAAACCCTCGCCCACACCATTACCGCCGACCTTTACCCCTACCCCAACCATGATACAGC of Anaerolinea thermophila UNI-1 contains these proteins:
- a CDS encoding M23 family metallopeptidase: MLTLLSACSTSLREIPQEMASDTALAMQETQHAEGTESQELVRSDDLSSDDADSEPVRFTFPTPLPPPKSAWRPPLYDVPWAPGPYDHFYFTRPIAADEVNWPVADYRYGGIFFSSDIVHTGVDIPAPRFTPVLAAGNGRVVWAGYGLYYGQNNPNDPYGLAVTIRHDFGWQGQRLYTVYAHMERLNVVNGQVVQQGDVIGWVGVTGLTTGPHLHFEVRTDRNSYFTTLNPELWLSPPIGWGVLVGQLRNTNGSLLTEQDVIVRSWKTNQKWTVRSYGKSAVNSDPYYKENLVLSDLPAGDYEIIIDYLGKRFTRNMTIRPGQVTYFTFRGEDGFQSEELPVPDIEDILEAFNP
- a CDS encoding TolB family protein, which translates into the protein MKSNSRLTLALVLGIVVLLIGLNIAALSWLGWPNVLERLQNSPTAPAITPTFFLPTFDLSTQTIITPSSAPEVTLTPTATPIPLSLLNPEHQHTLQEEGVLLLFMRDGERIHLFAYHPKFLPLTRLTRTAWDEMHPSLSPDGNRLAFTSHQNGYWDLFILDLTTGETQQITQSPEYEGAPTWSPDGQWLAYEAYRNEQLDIYLQSLNDLSQPPIQLTDDPAADSDPAWSPGGRTIAFVSTRTGDAEIWLANLDKPEERFVNISRDPRSADLNPVWSNDGRYLAYATRKESEHRILTWDSQNPQDPAVMSAYGDDVAWTPDEQWMFSTLEQPNQHALLVSLRGSLQRLIPPEEIPGKVYGMVWKPGPLTGWLWETIQQGDTSPADPLTQPYLSLFPVEPAGRKTMVDLADVSAPVAKIHDAVDEAFQSLRLRAARESGWDVLASLENAYVPLTTPYEPSMYENWLYTGRAFALNPLILNAGWMTVVREDFEGQTYWRLYLKARLQDGSMGIPLREPVWDLQARYTSDPAAYEQGGRLSSPPSGYWVDLTELAQSYRWERLPAQPNWRSFYPGIRFNQFVIRDGLDWWSAMKEIYPSEALATPTSMPTYTNTPTFTLPPTATPRPTRTPTFTRTPTRTLTPSTTPKP